The following proteins are co-located in the Calliphora vicina chromosome 2, idCalVici1.1, whole genome shotgun sequence genome:
- the LOC135951524 gene encoding uncharacterized protein LOC135951524: MEMHQIKNILLVVVLIIQLAKCNCNNNYNNAFPSNQRFKRGSTIHHSTIRHLLPLLPHMSFHTNIHNLPENAIYCTKQLNSDTERYKFLQKYYSAIQGKPEYYVNKLECIYPREVEFTESEDEKPLKGIDKLMKALKTESDNFREFLDKVNRGEHPEPYKPMDVEALTDELISENFPDRPDRVDALQRSAPNGVICEHIKFNEPNKEGKVLEIERPICYAAQRPPIPTATPPTITKYPTVTTVTKSDDAEFLNKACYVLCHTGLIYQILPCCRR, encoded by the exons ATGGAAATGCATCAAATCAAGAATATTCTACTTGTGGTCGTCTTGATAATTCAATTGGCCAAAtgtaattgtaataataattacaataatGCATTTCCATCTAATCAGCGATTTAAAAGAGGCTCCACAATACATCACTCTACAATTCGTCACCTGCTACCACTGTTGCCCCACATGtcatttcatacaaatatacaCAATTTGCCGGAAAATGCTATATATTGTACAAAACAACTAAACTCTGATACAG agcgttataaatttttacaaaaatattattcagcCATACAAGGTAAACCCGAATATTATGTTAATAAATTAGAGTGCATTTATCCCAGAGAGGTAGAGTTTACGGAATCGGAAGATGAAAAACCATTAAAAGGCATTGATAAATTAATGAAGGCCCTGAAAACGGAATCAGATAACTTCagagaatttttagataaagtcAATAGGGGTGAACATCCAGAACCATATAAACCCATGGATGTGGAAGCTCTGACCGATGAACTTATCAGTGAAAATTTCCCTGATAGGCCAGATCGTGTAGATGCATTACAAAGATCTGCTCCAAATGGCGTAatttgtgaacatataaaatttaacgAACCAAATAAAGAGGGCAAGGTTTTGGAAATCGAAAGACCTATATGTTATGCAGCACAAAGGCCACCAATACCAACAGCAACGCCacctacaataacaaaatatccAACAGTAACAACTGTTACTAAGAGCGATGACGCAGAATTTTTGAACAAGGCATGTTATGTTCTTTGTCATACAGGCctaatatatcaaatattacCTTGTTGCAGACGAtag